AATAAACGGATGCATATCCGAGGTATTCATATCGTCTTTTTCATACCAAGTGGCAGTTGGTAAAATCACATCTGAGAACAGGCAGGTGCTCGACATTCTGAAATCGAGAGTCACCACTAAGTCCACTTTCCCTTGTGCCGCTGTATCTTGCCATTCCACCTCTTCCGGTTTCACGCCACCTTGTTGACCTAAGTCTTTGCCTTGAATACCATTTTCAGTACCTAGCAAATATTTCAATAAATATTCATGGCCTTTCCCTGCGGAACCCAATAAGTTTGAGCGCCAAATAAACAGGTTACGTGGGAAGTTTTGTGGGTCATCTGGCTGTTCTGCCGCAAAACGAATATTGCCGTCTTTCAATTGCTTAACGGTGTAATCCACAGGGGAAAGCCCTGCGTCTTGTGCCTGTTTAGCAATATTGGTTGGGTTAACACTTAACTGCGGTGCTGATGGCAACCAACCCATTCTTTCCGCACGCACGTTCATGTCCACTAAACTGCCGCTGAATGCTTTTTTATCCGCTAAAGGTGAAAGTAATTCTTCCGTCCCTACGGTTTCATAACGCCATTGGCTTGAATGGTTATAGAAAAATGATGTGCTGTTCATATGGCGTGGTGGGCGCTGCCAATCAAGGCCAAAAGCCAGTGGCATCCAACCTGTTTGTGGGCGCAATTTTTCTTGCCCAACATAGTGTGACCAACCGCCGCCACTTTGCCCCACACAGCCGCAGAAAATCAGCATGTTGATAATGGCGCGGTAAGTCATGTCCATGTGGTACCAGTGGTTGATACCCGCCCCGACAATCACCATGGCGCGACCATGCGTTTTCTCTGCGGTATCCGCAAATTCACGGGCGATACGAATGATATCTTGGCGGCTCACTCCTGTGACTTTTTCAGCCCATGCAGGGGAATACGCTTTCATATCATCGTAATCAACAGCACAGTTTTCATCACCGAAACCACGGTCAATACCGTAGTTAGCGAGCATCAAATCATACACGCTAGTGACCAGTGACTCGCTGCCATCGGCAAGCTGAATACGTTTCGCGGGTAATTTGTGCAGTAAAACGTCTTTCAGTTCAACGCTTTGGAAATGTTCGCTTTCTAAGCCCCCAAAGTATGGGAAGCCAACCTCAACAAACTCATCGTGCGTGTCTGCAAGGCTGAGTTGCATTTTGATCTGGTGCGCATCTTGCCCTGCGCGCGGTTCTAAGTTCCATTTTTGGCTGTCATCCCAACGGAATCCCATCGAACCTTGAGGTGCACACAGTGCCCCAGTTTCTTCATCAATCGCGATAGTTTTCCATTCGGCATTTTTCTCTTCGCCTAAAGAATCAACCAGATCTGAAGCGCGTAGCATGCGCCCAGCAACATAGCTACCGTTTTCATGTTTATCGAGCATTACCAACATCGGCATATCGGTGTAGGTGCGAACATATTCACGGAAATATTCCGCTTCACGTTTGACGTGGAACTCATTAAGGATGACATGCCCCATCGCCATCGCCATTGCGCTGTCTGTCCCTTGTTTTGGGTTCAGCCAATGGTCGCAGAATTTAGTGATTTCTGCGTAGTCAGGCGTGACAGCAACAGTTTTCGTCCCTTTGTAGCGGACTTCTGCAAAGAAGTGAGCATCTGGCGTACGGGTTTGCGGGACGTTCGAGCCCCAAGCAATAATATAGGATGAGTTATACCAGTCCGCGGATTCAGGCACATCCGTTTGTTCGCCCCACGTCATTGGAGATGCTGGCGGCAAGTCGCAGTACCAATCGTAGAAGCTCAGGCAAGCACCACCAATGAGGGATAAATAACGGGCGCCTGATGCATAAGACACCATCGACATCGCAGGGATTGGTGAAAAACCGACAATGCGGTCTGGGCCAAATTCTTTAATCGTCGCCACGTTCGCGGCTGCGATTAATTCGTTCACTTCCTGCCAGCTTGAGCGCACAAAACCACCGCGGCCACGGGCTTGTTTGTAACTCTGCGCTTTTTCTGAGTCGCTAATGATGGATAACCATGCCGCGACAGGGTCTTGGTGCTCCGCTTTTGCATCGCGCCATAATTTCAGTAAACGCTTACGCATCATCGGGTATTTCACGCGGTTTGCGCTGTATAAATACCATGAATAACTGGCACCACGCGGGCAACCACGTGGTTCGTGGTCAGGTAAATCTGGGCGAGTGCGAGGGTAGTCGGTTTGTTGTGTTTCCCACGTCACAAGGCCATTTTTGACGTAAATCTTCCAGCTACATGAACCTGTACAGTTAACGCCGTGGGTAGAACGCACGACTTTATCGTGCTGCCAGCGGCTGCGGTAACCATCTTCCCAATCACGATTAACATTGAGCTCTTGCCCATGACCGCCTGCGAAGGTATCACCCAGCTGCTTAAAATAACGAAATCTGTCTAAAAATTTGCTCATTCGGATTGCCTCCAAAGAGACGGCGACCGCCGCCGTACATTGCTTAAAAAGGGTTTTTATTACTTGTTATTATTTGTGGGTACGCCCGTAGACTAGCCACGTGATAAACACACAAGAGAGATAAAACACAAAGAACACTTTCATGGCATCAGCGGGCGAACCCGTCAGGGTTAAAGACGTCCCAAAGGCTTTTGGAATGAAAAAGCCACCAATTGCGCCAATGGCAGAGATAAACCCAAGTGCTGCCGCACTTTCTGTTACTGCTTCTTTTTGCGCTTCTTGCTCTGAAGCGCCTCTTAATAAGGCTTTGTCCATGGTTAATTTACGGAAAACTACCGCAATCATTTGGAATGTGGAGCCACTGCCTAACCCTGCCGTTAAGAACAGCACCATAAACACGCCATAAAATGCGCCGAAGGAGCCACCTTGGCCGTTTTCTGGCAAGGTGAAGAACAGCAGACCTGAGAAAATGGCCATGGCGATAAAGTTCAGGAACGTCACTTTGACGCCGCCAAAACGGTCAGACAGCATGCCGCCAAGTGGACGGGCTAATGCGCCAAGGAATGGGCCAAAGAAGGCAAATTTCAAAATAACAATATCGGGGAACTGGGTTTTCGACAGCATGGCAAAGCCCGCGGAAAAACCGATAAATGAACCAAATGTTGAGAGGTATAACAGGCTTAAAATCCACAGATGTCCCCGTTTCAAAACAGGAAGTTGCTGTTTTAAAGAGGCTTTATTGGCAGCCAAATCGTTCATGCCAAACCACGCCATCACCGTAAAAAACAGCAGGAATGGCACCCAAACCCACGCCGCATTTTCCAACCACAGCACTGAACCATCAGGCTGAACCGCCCCGGTTCCCCCTGCAAAAGTGAACACACCTACGCCGACAATAAACGGTGCAACTAGCTGCATCACGCTAACGCCTAGGTTTCCTAGGCCACCATTTAAGCCCAGTGCGCCACCTTGACGAGCTTTAGGGAAAAAGAAACTGATATTCGCCATGCTTGAGGCAAAGTTTGCCCCTGCAAAGCCACAAAGCAGGGAAATAATCACAAACACTTGGTATGGCGTTGTTGGGTCTTGAATCGCATAGCCCAACCAAATACACGGAATAATCAGGAATACGGTGCTAATTGCCGTCCAACGACGACCACCAAAGATAGGAATAACAAAAGAATAAGGCACGCGTAATAATGCACCTGAAACGGAAGGCAGTGCGGTTAATAGAAATAATTGGTCAGTGGTAAAATTAAAACCCACTTTATTTAAATTAACGGCAACCGCGCTAAATAACATCCATACACAGAATGCGAGCAACAAACACGGAATTGAAATCCACAAATTGCGCTTAGCAATTCGCTGGCCGGTTTGCTGCCAAAATTGGCTTTCTTCAGGGCGCCAATCCTGAATAACGCCTTTTGGCTGCACAGCAGTATGATTAACACTCTCTCGTTGAGACATAACTCACCCCGATAAATACGATTTTCTGAGCGCAGTGTGTGGCGAATAAGCCTGCATGAAGCTGATCTAAATCAAGGGAGATTTAAATCAAATTTGGCGTAAAATTCAGACAGCCCACCAGAGGAGTACTAGGGGTAGTATCAATTAACTTATTGAATATAAACAAATAACATTAATCATTAAAAACACTTATTGATGAGATTTTTAGCAAAAATACTCAGTGAGATATTAGGGAGTAATACCGAAGTGGCATATTCAATTTTGTCGAATAGAGGAACAATAATAGCGTTATAAAAAATATTGAATAATGATGCAATGGAATTAAGGATTATGTATGCCAACTGCGAACCGTCGATTTTCAATCATTAACCAAGTTATTGGCTTAATGTTATTGATTGCCGTACTCGGTATTATTGGCATGACAATTTCCAACCAAATGATTATTAGCGTGCAAGGGAACGCTCACGCAATAAATAAATCAGGGTCGCTAAGAATGCAAAGTTATCACTTGCTTTCATTAACGCCACTCAATACCTATTCGGATGTTTATCTGAATGAACTTG
The window above is part of the Providencia sp. R33 genome. Proteins encoded here:
- a CDS encoding nitrate reductase subunit alpha: MSKFLDRFRYFKQLGDTFAGGHGQELNVNRDWEDGYRSRWQHDKVVRSTHGVNCTGSCSWKIYVKNGLVTWETQQTDYPRTRPDLPDHEPRGCPRGASYSWYLYSANRVKYPMMRKRLLKLWRDAKAEHQDPVAAWLSIISDSEKAQSYKQARGRGGFVRSSWQEVNELIAAANVATIKEFGPDRIVGFSPIPAMSMVSYASGARYLSLIGGACLSFYDWYCDLPPASPMTWGEQTDVPESADWYNSSYIIAWGSNVPQTRTPDAHFFAEVRYKGTKTVAVTPDYAEITKFCDHWLNPKQGTDSAMAMAMGHVILNEFHVKREAEYFREYVRTYTDMPMLVMLDKHENGSYVAGRMLRASDLVDSLGEEKNAEWKTIAIDEETGALCAPQGSMGFRWDDSQKWNLEPRAGQDAHQIKMQLSLADTHDEFVEVGFPYFGGLESEHFQSVELKDVLLHKLPAKRIQLADGSESLVTSVYDLMLANYGIDRGFGDENCAVDYDDMKAYSPAWAEKVTGVSRQDIIRIAREFADTAEKTHGRAMVIVGAGINHWYHMDMTYRAIINMLIFCGCVGQSGGGWSHYVGQEKLRPQTGWMPLAFGLDWQRPPRHMNSTSFFYNHSSQWRYETVGTEELLSPLADKKAFSGSLVDMNVRAERMGWLPSAPQLSVNPTNIAKQAQDAGLSPVDYTVKQLKDGNIRFAAEQPDDPQNFPRNLFIWRSNLLGSAGKGHEYLLKYLLGTENGIQGKDLGQQGGVKPEEVEWQDTAAQGKVDLVVTLDFRMSSTCLFSDVILPTATWYEKDDMNTSDMHPFIHPLSAAVDPAWESKSDWEIYKGIAKAFSDVSVGHLGKETDVVTLPIQHDSKAEMAQPFDVRDWKKGECDLIPGKTAPHIICVERDYPNTYARFTSLGPLMDKLGNGGKGISWNTQDEIDFLKKLNKTQPEGANAGRPKIDTAIDAAEVILTLAPETNGQVAVKAWDALSKVTGRDHTHLARYKEDEKIRFRDIVAQPRKIISSPTWSGLEDEHVSYNACYTNVHEMIPWRTLSGRQQLYQDHEWMRAFGESLVVYRPPIDTRAAQPLMGKKSNGYPEKALNFLTPHQKWGIHSTYSDNLLMLTLGRGGPVVWLSEDDARELGIEDNDWVEAFNSNGALTAKAIVSQRIPDGMIMMYHAQERLINLPGSEITAQRGGIHNSVTRVCPKPTHMIGGYAHLAYSFNYYGTVGSNRDEFVVVRKMKQVDWLDGENDAYQQTLSGKEKA
- a CDS encoding NarK family nitrate/nitrite MFS transporter gives rise to the protein MSQRESVNHTAVQPKGVIQDWRPEESQFWQQTGQRIAKRNLWISIPCLLLAFCVWMLFSAVAVNLNKVGFNFTTDQLFLLTALPSVSGALLRVPYSFVIPIFGGRRWTAISTVFLIIPCIWLGYAIQDPTTPYQVFVIISLLCGFAGANFASSMANISFFFPKARQGGALGLNGGLGNLGVSVMQLVAPFIVGVGVFTFAGGTGAVQPDGSVLWLENAAWVWVPFLLFFTVMAWFGMNDLAANKASLKQQLPVLKRGHLWILSLLYLSTFGSFIGFSAGFAMLSKTQFPDIVILKFAFFGPFLGALARPLGGMLSDRFGGVKVTFLNFIAMAIFSGLLFFTLPENGQGGSFGAFYGVFMVLFLTAGLGSGSTFQMIAVVFRKLTMDKALLRGASEQEAQKEAVTESAAALGFISAIGAIGGFFIPKAFGTSLTLTGSPADAMKVFFVFYLSCVFITWLVYGRTHK